From a region of the Corallococcus coralloides DSM 2259 genome:
- a CDS encoding SDR family NAD(P)-dependent oxidoreductase — translation MRNQAVLVTGASRGLGRALMEAFARRGARVVGVARDAKALESAVTPLKARGLAVHGLAFDVGDKQAIYPLVGAATALVGPLDVLINNASTLGPTPLPLLLDTACEDVSQVLEVNLLGPFRLTKAVAGSMVVRGRGLILNITSDAAVSAYPRWGAYSVSKAALEHLTRIWASEFEGSGVRLLTVDPGDMDTRMHSDALPDADPATLAKPEDVAARILALVEARDTASGQRFEAASWEAA, via the coding sequence ATGCGGAATCAAGCAGTGCTGGTGACGGGCGCGAGCCGGGGACTGGGCCGGGCCCTGATGGAAGCCTTTGCCCGGCGGGGCGCCCGGGTGGTGGGCGTGGCGCGCGACGCGAAGGCACTTGAGTCGGCGGTGACGCCCCTGAAGGCGCGGGGGCTGGCGGTGCACGGGCTCGCCTTCGACGTGGGGGACAAGCAGGCCATCTACCCACTGGTCGGTGCGGCCACCGCGCTGGTGGGCCCGCTGGATGTCCTGATCAACAACGCGAGCACCCTGGGCCCCACGCCCCTGCCGCTCCTGCTCGACACGGCGTGCGAGGACGTGTCGCAGGTGCTGGAGGTCAACCTGCTGGGGCCCTTCCGTCTGACGAAGGCCGTCGCGGGGAGCATGGTCGTCCGGGGCCGGGGCCTCATCCTCAACATCACCTCCGACGCCGCCGTGTCCGCCTATCCCCGCTGGGGCGCCTACAGCGTGTCGAAGGCCGCGCTGGAGCACCTGACGCGCATCTGGGCCTCGGAGTTCGAGGGCAGCGGCGTGCGCCTGCTCACCGTGGACCCCGGTGACATGGACACGCGCATGCACAGCGACGCGCTCCCGGACGCCGACCCCGCGACGCTGGCGAAGCCGGAGGACGTGGCCGCGCGCATCCTCGCGCTCGTGGAGGCCCGCGACACCGCGTCCGGCCAGCGCTTCGAGGCCGCGAGCTGGGAGGCCGCATGA
- a CDS encoding DUF6310 domain-containing protein, which translates to MASAEAAALGLGVCVLAAPEIVVGAVIVVGVVVVGVAIKEAMDAYELKGMYPGEARPTPETEPAAQESSSAQVPKPDGASSGRDWFPPISTTPTEHERRPECRPIPGPPRGGNHLHNKCADNIPNSTFPGSDVLVNGKNFDALQLTMRTLWEVKTDDFDKHSRRSQQFFIEVKLPEIQRERRLAEQCGYDFIVGVRSEAHKNALKLVDPSLKVVVMDWC; encoded by the coding sequence GTGGCCTCCGCGGAGGCGGCTGCGCTGGGACTCGGGGTCTGTGTCCTGGCGGCGCCGGAGATCGTCGTAGGGGCGGTGATTGTCGTCGGAGTGGTCGTGGTGGGCGTTGCCATCAAGGAGGCAATGGACGCATACGAGCTGAAGGGGATGTATCCCGGGGAAGCACGCCCCACCCCCGAGACGGAGCCCGCCGCACAGGAGTCCTCGTCGGCTCAAGTCCCCAAGCCAGATGGGGCCTCTTCGGGCCGGGACTGGTTTCCTCCAATATCGACTACCCCCACGGAGCATGAGCGCCGTCCAGAGTGCAGGCCGATTCCAGGGCCGCCCCGTGGAGGGAACCATTTGCACAACAAGTGCGCCGACAACATTCCGAACAGCACATTCCCTGGTTCGGATGTACTCGTGAATGGGAAGAACTTCGATGCGCTGCAACTCACCATGCGCACGCTATGGGAAGTCAAGACGGATGATTTCGACAAGCACAGCCGTCGTTCTCAACAGTTTTTTATCGAAGTGAAGCTCCCAGAGATACAGCGAGAACGCAGGCTCGCGGAGCAATGCGGCTACGACTTCATCGTCGGCGTTCGCAGCGAAGCGCACAAGAATGCGTTGAAGCTCGTGGACCCTTCTCTCAAAGTGGTCGTCATGGATTGGTGCTGA
- a CDS encoding Kelch repeat-containing protein, protein MRRNILHAFALWTCVTALWGAGCAPVEGAPDAQMELTGESQELSAATGSMAIGRSFFRAVTLTNGKVLVMGGTAAQAELYDPSTGTFTLTGSMAAGRSHHTATRLNDGRVLVTGGNGNSTVNSAELYDPTTGTWSTAAPLTQQRSMHTATLLADGRVLVVGGTTDYPVYSLLESCEIYDPATNTWTTVAPLSPGRRSHTATLLPDGRVLVAAGWTPTYTANAAIYSPSTNTWTQVTPPPTGERYGHAAFLLGNGSVLIAGGERIFSAYQTATVSEVFNPATGTWTTTGSTTHPRQYTQGVSVNGVPVIIGGYGDGNYLGNIERYDVTTQTWSSLSPLLLPRGGHAAAVLTDGSVLVAGGIITNTKTSAERFTLDSSCTPTNCAQQGKTCGFTQDGCGGELYCGLCNGSCINNQCIPTCVPTTCAAQGASCGSIPDGCGGTLDCGSCGTGATCTNNVCTGQTCAHSECTTGGALTKSCSSCANTVCNADSYCCTTAWDSICVSEANQLCGSTCSGGGSCTPTTCAAQGKNCGSIPDGCGGTLNCGTCASGSTCSNNVCVAPACTHSECTAGVALPQGCSSCASTVCAVDPYCCSTYWDGTCVTEAKQMCGNTCL, encoded by the coding sequence ATGAGACGAAACATTCTTCATGCGTTCGCGCTGTGGACGTGTGTCACGGCGCTGTGGGGCGCGGGCTGCGCTCCGGTCGAGGGGGCTCCGGACGCGCAGATGGAGCTCACCGGAGAGTCCCAGGAGCTTTCGGCCGCCACCGGCTCCATGGCCATCGGCCGCTCCTTCTTCCGTGCCGTCACCCTGACGAACGGCAAGGTCCTGGTCATGGGGGGCACGGCGGCCCAGGCGGAGCTGTATGACCCATCCACGGGGACCTTCACCCTGACGGGCTCGATGGCCGCGGGCCGAAGCCATCACACGGCGACCCGCCTGAACGATGGCCGCGTGCTGGTGACGGGAGGCAATGGCAACAGCACCGTGAACAGCGCGGAGCTCTATGACCCCACCACCGGGACCTGGAGCACCGCCGCGCCGCTCACCCAGCAGCGCTCGATGCACACGGCCACGCTGCTGGCCGATGGGCGCGTGCTGGTCGTGGGAGGGACCACCGACTATCCCGTCTACTCGCTGCTGGAGAGCTGCGAAATCTACGACCCGGCCACCAACACCTGGACGACCGTGGCGCCCTTGAGCCCCGGCCGGCGCTCCCACACCGCGACGCTGCTGCCGGATGGGCGCGTGCTGGTGGCGGCGGGCTGGACCCCGACCTACACCGCGAACGCGGCCATCTACTCACCGTCCACCAACACCTGGACGCAGGTGACGCCGCCGCCCACGGGGGAGCGGTATGGCCACGCGGCCTTCCTGTTGGGAAACGGCTCGGTCCTCATCGCGGGGGGTGAGCGCATCTTCAGCGCCTACCAGACGGCGACGGTGTCCGAGGTCTTCAACCCGGCGACCGGCACGTGGACGACCACCGGCAGCACGACGCATCCGCGCCAGTACACCCAGGGCGTGAGCGTCAACGGGGTGCCCGTCATCATCGGGGGCTACGGGGACGGGAACTACCTGGGCAACATCGAGCGGTATGACGTGACGACCCAGACCTGGTCATCCCTGTCACCCCTGCTCCTGCCCCGAGGCGGCCATGCCGCGGCGGTGTTGACGGATGGCTCGGTGCTCGTCGCCGGTGGCATCATCACCAACACCAAGACCAGCGCGGAGCGCTTCACGCTGGACTCGAGCTGCACGCCCACCAACTGCGCGCAGCAGGGAAAGACCTGCGGCTTCACCCAGGATGGGTGCGGCGGGGAGCTCTACTGCGGCCTCTGCAATGGCTCGTGCATCAACAACCAGTGCATCCCCACCTGCGTGCCCACGACGTGCGCGGCGCAGGGGGCGAGCTGCGGCAGCATTCCGGATGGATGCGGCGGCACGCTCGACTGTGGCTCCTGTGGCACCGGAGCCACGTGCACCAACAACGTCTGCACGGGACAGACCTGTGCGCACAGCGAGTGCACCACGGGCGGGGCCCTGACGAAGAGTTGCAGCAGTTGCGCCAACACCGTCTGCAACGCGGACTCCTATTGCTGCACCACTGCCTGGGACAGCATCTGCGTGAGCGAGGCGAATCAGCTGTGCGGCTCGACGTGCTCGGGCGGGGGAAGCTGCACGCCCACGACCTGCGCGGCGCAGGGCAAGAACTGCGGCAGCATTCCAGATGGGTGTGGCGGGACGCTGAACTGTGGCACGTGCGCCTCGGGCTCGACGTGCTCCAACAACGTCTGCGTGGCGCCCGCCTGTACGCACAGTGAGTGCACGGCAGGCGTGGCGCTGCCGCAGGGTTGCAGCAGCTGTGCCTCCACGGTCTGTGCCGTGGATCCCTATTGCTGCAGCACCTACTGGGATGGCACCTGCGTGACCGAGGCGAAGCAGATGTGCGGCAACACCTGCCTCTAA
- a CDS encoding zinc-dependent alcohol dehydrogenase, with the protein MKAVVFHGIGDIRLDDVAEPKLKEPTDAIIRLTASAICGTDLHMIRGTMPGMKPGTILGHEGVGVIEELGKDVRNFNVGDRVVICSTIGCGNCSYCRAGYYAQCNDANPNGPDAGTAFFGGPEMTGPFDGMQAEKARIPHAAVTMVKVPDGVTDDQAILVSDIFPTGYFGAEMAEIKPGDTVAVFGCGPVGLFAIVSARLLGAGRVFAIDSHEDRLALAKAQGAEVINFEEEDPVETLKRFTGGIGVDRAIDAVGVDAQHAHHGPAAKKAKAEKPEFKREVEQVAPKQKPDGDNWVPGDAPSQAAQWAVQGLAKAGTLSIIGVYPQTMNAFPIGEAMNKNLTLRMGNCNHRKYIPKLLELVRSGTVDPTAILSHVKSMASAIDAYRNFDLRKPGWVKVELEPGVTLQ; encoded by the coding sequence ATGAAGGCAGTCGTTTTCCATGGCATCGGAGACATCCGGCTGGACGACGTCGCGGAGCCGAAGCTGAAGGAGCCCACGGACGCCATCATCCGGCTGACCGCCAGCGCCATCTGCGGCACGGACCTGCACATGATCCGCGGCACCATGCCCGGCATGAAGCCCGGCACCATCCTCGGCCACGAAGGCGTGGGCGTCATCGAGGAGCTGGGCAAGGACGTGCGCAACTTCAACGTGGGTGACCGCGTGGTCATCTGCTCCACCATCGGGTGCGGCAACTGCTCGTACTGCCGCGCGGGCTACTACGCCCAATGCAACGACGCGAACCCCAACGGCCCTGACGCGGGCACCGCCTTCTTCGGCGGGCCGGAGATGACGGGCCCCTTCGACGGCATGCAGGCGGAGAAGGCGCGCATTCCGCACGCGGCGGTCACCATGGTGAAGGTGCCCGACGGCGTCACCGACGACCAGGCCATCCTGGTCTCCGACATCTTCCCCACGGGCTACTTCGGGGCGGAGATGGCGGAAATCAAACCGGGTGACACCGTGGCGGTGTTCGGCTGCGGCCCGGTGGGCCTGTTCGCCATCGTGAGCGCGAGGCTGCTGGGCGCGGGCCGCGTCTTCGCCATCGACAGCCACGAGGACCGGCTGGCGCTCGCGAAGGCCCAGGGCGCGGAGGTCATCAACTTCGAGGAGGAGGACCCGGTGGAGACGCTCAAGCGCTTCACCGGCGGCATCGGCGTGGACCGCGCCATCGACGCGGTGGGCGTGGACGCGCAGCACGCGCATCACGGCCCGGCCGCCAAGAAGGCCAAGGCGGAGAAGCCCGAGTTCAAGCGCGAGGTGGAGCAGGTCGCGCCCAAGCAGAAGCCGGACGGCGACAACTGGGTGCCCGGCGACGCGCCGTCGCAGGCCGCGCAGTGGGCGGTGCAGGGGCTGGCCAAGGCGGGCACGCTGTCCATCATCGGCGTGTACCCGCAGACGATGAACGCGTTCCCCATTGGCGAGGCGATGAACAAGAACCTCACCCTGCGCATGGGCAACTGCAACCACCGCAAGTACATCCCCAAGCTGCTGGAGCTGGTGCGCTCCGGCACGGTGGACCCCACGGCCATCCTGAGCCACGTGAAGTCCATGGCCTCCGCCATCGACGCGTACCGCAACTTCGACCTGCGCAAGCCGGGCTGGGTGAAGGTGGAGCTGGAGCCGGGCGTCACGCTCCAGTGA
- a CDS encoding Ppx/GppA phosphatase family protein, translating into MALSARPSPTPVLAAIDVGTNAVRLELARPDAEGSLETLHQERDPIRPGEGVFTTGEMPPETADRLLATLRRYAALCRRHKAQVRAVATSALREARNQQDIVRRVHEEAGLELEVVSGKEEARLICLGVLHRKPANTRSLLVDIGGGSTEVAIATGEKPDELWSLSLGSVRLTEVFDTARAVTPKQLRLMRSFVEETLHKTLPEKLPALPRVALGSSGTIGAVVGFAAADNGGNATVRQLTQTVEALAKMPPERRRKRFDPRRADIIVSGAVILEGVARHLGVESVSVVNRGLRDGLLVDLLYRQDETREDPSLADAAIVMGQRFRFDEKHARQVARLSLALFDGLASLHQLPLSVRPHLEVAALLHDIGTAVSYERHHRHTYYLIHNADIPGLADREREIIARVARYHRRSPPELSHSGMAGLTPSEARRVRKLATLLRVANSLDHSHHQPIRDFKVTDGREAVTLHLHARHPLDLELWNAEREVAAFRKVFGKRLAFQVHSTGR; encoded by the coding sequence ATGGCCCTTTCCGCCCGTCCCTCTCCGACTCCCGTCCTCGCCGCCATCGATGTGGGCACCAACGCCGTGCGCCTGGAGCTGGCCCGCCCGGACGCCGAGGGCTCGCTTGAAACCCTCCACCAGGAGCGAGACCCCATCCGCCCCGGCGAGGGCGTCTTCACCACTGGCGAGATGCCCCCGGAGACCGCCGACCGCCTCCTGGCCACCCTGCGCCGCTACGCCGCGCTCTGCCGCCGCCACAAGGCCCAGGTGCGCGCCGTCGCCACCAGCGCGCTGCGCGAGGCCCGCAACCAGCAGGACATCGTGCGCCGCGTGCACGAGGAGGCCGGCCTGGAGCTGGAGGTCGTCAGCGGCAAGGAGGAGGCCCGCCTCATCTGCCTGGGCGTGCTGCACCGGAAGCCCGCCAACACCCGCTCGCTCCTCGTGGACATCGGCGGAGGCAGCACGGAGGTGGCCATCGCCACCGGCGAGAAGCCCGACGAGCTCTGGAGCCTCTCCCTGGGCTCCGTGCGTCTCACGGAGGTGTTCGACACCGCGCGCGCCGTGACGCCCAAGCAGCTGCGGCTGATGCGCAGCTTCGTGGAGGAGACCCTCCACAAGACGCTCCCGGAGAAGCTCCCCGCCCTGCCCCGCGTGGCGCTGGGCTCGTCCGGCACCATTGGAGCCGTGGTGGGTTTCGCCGCCGCGGACAACGGAGGCAATGCCACCGTGCGACAGCTCACCCAGACCGTGGAGGCCCTGGCGAAGATGCCGCCGGAGCGCCGCCGCAAGCGCTTCGACCCGCGCCGCGCGGACATCATCGTCTCCGGCGCCGTCATCCTGGAGGGCGTCGCGCGCCACCTGGGCGTGGAGTCCGTCAGCGTCGTCAACCGCGGCCTGCGTGACGGCCTGCTGGTGGACCTGCTCTACCGTCAGGACGAAACGCGCGAGGACCCCAGCCTCGCGGACGCGGCCATCGTCATGGGGCAGCGCTTCCGCTTCGACGAGAAGCACGCCCGCCAGGTGGCGCGCCTGTCCCTGGCCCTCTTCGACGGCCTGGCCTCGCTGCACCAGCTGCCCCTGTCCGTGCGCCCGCACCTGGAGGTCGCCGCGCTGCTGCACGACATTGGCACGGCGGTCAGCTACGAGCGCCACCACCGCCACACGTACTACCTCATCCACAACGCGGACATCCCGGGCCTGGCGGACCGCGAGCGTGAAATCATCGCGCGCGTCGCCCGCTACCACCGGCGCTCTCCGCCAGAGCTGTCCCACTCCGGCATGGCCGGGCTCACCCCGTCCGAAGCGCGGCGCGTGCGCAAGCTGGCCACGCTGCTGCGGGTGGCGAACTCGCTGGACCACAGCCACCACCAGCCCATCCGCGACTTCAAGGTGACGGACGGCCGCGAGGCGGTGACGCTGCACCTGCACGCCCGCCACCCCCTCGACCTGGAGCTGTGGAACGCCGAGCGCGAGGTCGCCGCCTTCCGCAAGGTGTTCGGCAAGCGGCTCGCCTTCCAGGTCCACTCGACGGGCCGCTAG
- a CDS encoding DUF3396 domain-containing protein has protein sequence MKNLPRVRIYIRDDFGPDFLAVNDCLQLCLFMPHAHNALKPRIQRALDLYREAIGKDALGFYGDLDGQWQTVDTEGWHLIHQRIHDGDVSHLQLLGAATTSDPYSESHRYKFHYVGYALDRPPEDLHWPNAVSALRLTFPTEFLEAQGPERFRALAIELASALPFSSGQAGLSFNGEPLASVVRDEVKALSFRHPAMDVPNLDDVARGLGTRVRAPAWMNFLGPPVLHELGGVEGLRSRLHSPGTTVQALGPDRVVVTLGPWPEAGDTEQGQTLPAYRELARVLEPWLYQEAVSEDSDFFTMTRRWQRRFLD, from the coding sequence ATGAAAAACCTGCCCCGCGTCCGGATCTACATCAGGGATGACTTCGGGCCGGACTTCCTCGCCGTGAACGACTGCCTCCAGTTGTGTCTCTTCATGCCGCACGCGCACAACGCCTTGAAGCCTCGGATACAGCGAGCGCTCGACCTGTATCGGGAGGCCATTGGGAAGGACGCCCTGGGCTTCTATGGAGATCTCGACGGCCAATGGCAGACAGTCGACACGGAGGGCTGGCATCTCATCCACCAGCGGATTCACGACGGAGATGTCAGCCATCTTCAATTGCTGGGTGCCGCCACCACCTCTGACCCTTACTCGGAAAGCCATCGGTACAAGTTCCATTACGTGGGGTACGCGCTCGACCGTCCCCCCGAAGACCTCCATTGGCCGAACGCGGTCAGCGCACTGCGACTGACCTTTCCCACGGAGTTCCTGGAAGCCCAGGGGCCCGAGCGCTTCCGAGCACTGGCGATTGAGCTTGCCAGCGCCCTCCCCTTCAGCTCGGGCCAGGCGGGCCTTTCATTCAATGGCGAGCCCCTGGCATCTGTCGTCCGCGATGAGGTGAAGGCATTGAGCTTCCGCCATCCGGCCATGGATGTGCCCAACCTGGACGACGTGGCCCGGGGCCTGGGCACCCGCGTGCGCGCCCCGGCCTGGATGAACTTCCTGGGTCCACCGGTCCTCCATGAACTGGGTGGAGTGGAAGGTCTGCGCTCCCGGCTGCACTCGCCGGGCACCACCGTGCAAGCACTGGGTCCAGACCGGGTTGTCGTCACGCTGGGCCCATGGCCGGAGGCCGGTGACACCGAACAGGGACAGACATTGCCCGCCTACCGGGAGCTCGCGCGCGTGCTCGAGCCCTGGCTGTACCAGGAGGCCGTGTCAGAAGACTCCGACTTCTTCACCATGACACGCCGCTGGCAGCGCCGTTTCCTCGACTGA
- a CDS encoding S-adenosylmethionine:tRNA ribosyltransferase-isomerase, translated as MNAARWPRERPDTARLLHVEPRRERFTDTLASELPDLLREGDLLVMNDAATLPGSLTGRTSTGAAIELRLLSHEPDDTWTAVLFGAGDWRRRTEDRPPPPELPVGARLDVGGLTARVMEVLPPSPRLLRVAFDRTGAALWQALYSAGRPVQYAYTAGPLALWHVQTLYASRPWAAEMPSAGLPLTASVLLRLKARGVRWASLTHAAGLSSTGDAALDAALPRPERSDIPERTVSLVEETRAKGGRVVAVGTTVVRALEGRATQHGRLVPGEEVTDLLLGPGYVPRVVHGLLTGVHDPGSSHHALLQAFAPLPLLLRASAHAEGAGYLGHEFGDACLILDA; from the coding sequence ATGAACGCCGCACGCTGGCCCCGGGAACGCCCCGACACCGCGAGGCTCCTGCACGTGGAGCCCCGACGCGAACGCTTCACCGACACCCTCGCCTCGGAGCTGCCGGACCTCCTGCGCGAAGGCGACCTGCTGGTGATGAACGACGCGGCCACGCTGCCCGGCTCCCTCACGGGCCGCACCAGCACGGGCGCCGCCATCGAGCTGCGGCTCCTCTCCCACGAACCCGACGACACCTGGACGGCCGTCCTCTTCGGCGCGGGGGACTGGCGCCGACGGACCGAGGACCGACCCCCACCGCCCGAGCTCCCCGTGGGCGCACGCCTGGACGTCGGCGGACTCACCGCGCGAGTGATGGAGGTACTGCCCCCATCCCCCCGGCTCCTGCGCGTGGCCTTCGACCGGACCGGCGCGGCGCTCTGGCAGGCCCTCTACTCGGCGGGCCGTCCGGTGCAGTACGCGTACACCGCGGGGCCGCTGGCGCTGTGGCACGTGCAGACGCTCTACGCTTCACGACCGTGGGCCGCGGAGATGCCTTCCGCGGGCCTGCCCCTCACCGCGTCCGTGCTGCTGCGGCTGAAGGCGCGCGGCGTGCGCTGGGCGTCCCTCACGCATGCGGCGGGACTCTCCTCCACGGGCGACGCGGCGCTGGACGCGGCGCTGCCCCGGCCCGAACGCTCGGACATCCCCGAGCGCACCGTGTCGCTGGTGGAGGAGACGCGGGCGAAGGGCGGGCGCGTGGTGGCGGTGGGCACCACCGTGGTGCGCGCGCTGGAAGGGCGCGCGACACAGCACGGGAGGCTGGTGCCGGGCGAAGAGGTGACGGACCTGCTGCTCGGGCCCGGCTACGTGCCCCGGGTGGTGCACGGGCTGCTCACCGGCGTGCACGACCCGGGGAGCAGCCACCATGCGCTGCTCCAGGCCTTCGCGCCGCTCCCGCTCCTGCTCCGGGCTTCGGCGCATGCGGAAGGCGCGGGCTACCTGGGGCACGAGTTCGGCGACGCGTGCCTCATTCTGGATGCATGA
- a CDS encoding DUF4230 domain-containing protein, whose product MAKNVSRALSLLAAVALGALAAWVLLRPASPRLPDTAVVVEQMREVARLETLDVSLYKKVTFTPEPQATDALWKDVLLWASYTLQNPHGRAIVFADAHLGFDFQRFDARHLHAVGTRVDVLLPPLQVTVALRPGETEIIDSNLDSAQTAQLLEKARLAFEREVRQDRRLQEKARQSAERSLRGLLLTLGFREVRFVETLPVGSAG is encoded by the coding sequence ATGGCGAAGAACGTCTCGCGAGCCCTCTCCCTCCTCGCCGCGGTCGCGCTCGGCGCGCTGGCGGCCTGGGTGCTGCTGCGTCCCGCGTCTCCCCGGCTGCCGGACACGGCGGTGGTGGTGGAGCAGATGCGGGAGGTCGCCCGGCTGGAGACGCTGGACGTGTCCCTCTACAAGAAGGTCACGTTCACGCCGGAGCCGCAGGCCACGGACGCGCTGTGGAAGGACGTGCTGCTCTGGGCCAGCTACACGCTCCAGAACCCTCACGGCCGCGCCATCGTGTTCGCGGACGCGCACCTGGGGTTCGACTTCCAGCGCTTCGATGCCCGTCACCTGCACGCCGTGGGCACGCGCGTGGACGTGCTCCTGCCGCCGCTTCAAGTCACGGTGGCCCTGCGGCCCGGGGAGACGGAGATCATCGACTCCAACCTGGACAGCGCGCAGACGGCGCAGCTGCTGGAGAAGGCGCGTCTGGCATTCGAGAGGGAGGTGCGGCAGGACCGGCGCCTCCAGGAGAAGGCGCGTCAGTCCGCGGAGCGCTCACTGCGGGGGCTCTTGCTCACGCTGGGCTTCCGCGAGGTGCGGTTCGTGGAGACCTTGCCGGTGGGGAGCGCGGGATGA
- a CDS encoding 2OG-Fe(II) oxygenase, whose product MELTDAEAEALGSQGYFVRDAFLGEARALAARAAALARVKAGMLKPAGIRRGANHALDTSVRGDHIEWVLPGAAPELEALWHRFQSLGEAVSAGAYLGLGRFDVQLACYPGGGARYARHRDAFPGQSNRRLTAIWYANADWKPEHGGVLRLFPEDTGAPVDVAPVLDRLVVFLSERLEHEVMPAHATRLALTAWFYGRST is encoded by the coding sequence ATGGAGCTGACGGATGCGGAGGCGGAGGCCCTGGGTTCCCAGGGATACTTCGTGCGGGACGCCTTCCTTGGTGAGGCGCGGGCGCTGGCGGCAAGGGCCGCGGCGCTCGCGCGAGTGAAGGCCGGGATGCTGAAGCCCGCGGGCATCCGGCGCGGCGCGAACCATGCGCTCGATACGTCCGTGCGCGGCGACCATATTGAATGGGTACTGCCCGGCGCCGCCCCCGAACTCGAAGCCCTGTGGCATCGCTTCCAGTCGCTGGGTGAGGCCGTGTCCGCGGGCGCGTACCTGGGGCTGGGGCGCTTCGATGTGCAGCTCGCCTGCTACCCCGGCGGCGGTGCGCGCTATGCCCGCCACCGCGATGCGTTCCCGGGCCAGTCCAACCGCCGGCTCACGGCCATCTGGTACGCGAACGCGGATTGGAAGCCGGAGCACGGCGGCGTGCTGCGCCTGTTCCCGGAGGACACGGGCGCCCCGGTGGACGTGGCACCGGTGCTGGACCGCCTGGTGGTGTTCCTGAGCGAGCGGCTGGAGCACGAGGTGATGCCCGCCCACGCCACCCGCCTGGCCCTCACCGCGTGGTTCTACGGCCGGAGCACGTAG
- a CDS encoding helix-turn-helix domain-containing protein produces the protein MSEEDLPGRLARNLRTLRETRGATQVQLAKLAGVPRATWAHLESGAANPTLSVLHRVAGALQVSLEELLARPKASARHYRRDSLPMKQRGAAFLRKLLPDPLPGMEFDRMELPPKARITGVPHTPGTREYLACESGTIALVASGERFILEVGDVVVFRGDQKHSYENPGVRTAVGYSVVLLAPSL, from the coding sequence ATGAGCGAAGAGGACCTTCCAGGCAGACTGGCACGCAACCTGCGGACGCTGAGGGAGACGCGAGGGGCCACGCAGGTGCAGCTCGCGAAGCTGGCGGGCGTGCCCCGGGCCACCTGGGCGCATCTGGAGTCTGGCGCGGCGAACCCCACGCTGTCGGTGCTGCACCGGGTGGCAGGGGCGCTGCAGGTGTCATTGGAGGAGCTGCTGGCCCGGCCCAAGGCGAGCGCCCGGCACTACCGGCGCGACAGCCTGCCCATGAAGCAGAGAGGCGCGGCCTTCCTGCGCAAGCTCCTTCCGGATCCGCTGCCGGGCATGGAGTTCGACCGGATGGAGCTTCCACCCAAGGCACGCATCACCGGAGTGCCCCACACGCCCGGCACACGCGAGTACCTGGCCTGTGAGTCCGGAACGATTGCGCTGGTGGCCAGCGGGGAGCGCTTCATCCTGGAAGTCGGTGACGTCGTCGTCTTCCGGGGCGACCAGAAGCACTCCTACGAGAACCCCGGCGTGCGCACGGCGGTGGGCTACTCCGTCGTGCTGCTTGCGCCGTCGCTGTGA
- a CDS encoding DUF5953 family protein, translating to MSVEPTDIRIMVYAPALASSDARTLAIVHGLERAIPGLRLGWTTTEEADLVALPDRDEWIVAARTNGGLPFLCNDDDNHLVTLAGSENSNGLAAGGAPHLEVRATLLVDASAFSMAADALEAVADGAQAFWGHLTPFLAAVDIAGQTAPTLAGPPSPPRGLPALKLPARIRAPEIPHRLGWLNYWSAAAARAIGFPDPARDTDLLSRARHTSTGGWVVQLTDAPLDLDDPTHLEALLRAYERFPEIGGRAEP from the coding sequence ATGAGCGTCGAGCCGACTGACATTCGAATCATGGTCTATGCGCCCGCGCTCGCTAGCAGTGACGCACGAACATTGGCCATCGTCCACGGACTGGAGCGCGCGATCCCTGGCCTGCGTCTGGGCTGGACGACCACTGAGGAGGCAGACCTCGTTGCACTGCCCGACCGTGATGAATGGATCGTGGCAGCAAGAACGAACGGTGGGCTTCCATTCCTATGCAACGATGACGACAACCATCTTGTGACGCTTGCCGGGTCGGAGAATTCGAATGGCCTCGCAGCAGGAGGCGCTCCGCACCTTGAAGTCCGTGCGACGCTTCTGGTCGACGCATCCGCCTTCTCCATGGCAGCGGATGCACTGGAAGCCGTAGCCGACGGCGCACAGGCGTTCTGGGGGCACCTGACGCCTTTCCTCGCGGCGGTGGATATTGCCGGACAGACCGCACCCACATTGGCCGGCCCACCTTCGCCACCACGGGGGCTGCCAGCACTCAAACTCCCCGCCAGGATTCGTGCCCCGGAAATCCCACATCGCCTCGGGTGGTTGAACTACTGGTCGGCCGCTGCCGCGCGCGCCATTGGATTCCCGGATCCAGCCCGGGATACGGACCTGCTGTCCCGTGCTCGGCACACATCAACGGGAGGGTGGGTCGTACAGCTCACGGATGCGCCGCTCGATCTCGACGACCCCACTCATCTCGAAGCGCTCCTGCGCGCCTATGAGCGCTTCCCTGAGATCGGCGGGCGCGCGGAGCCTTGA